ATCAATACCTGTTGATGAGCTTTTTCCTTCAGGAGAATTTCCTGAGGGTGAAATCCAGCAATATAAGGATGAGTAAGTGCAAGTCTATCACCACTAGTGGAAGTTCTATTGAACTAAACTATCCTATGTGAGCATGTGTTGGTTTTTAATCATATGAAGGCCTTCACTCACATAACTGCTTGCAAATTTATATGCTATCGCTATAGTAATTTGTGGAGAACAACTAGCGAGGAAAAGAGGGAGCTGGAACGACTGCAAAAACCAATATACAACTCTGTTCGCCGAGCAGCAGAAGTTCATAGACAGGTTAAAACTATACCCCTCTCTATATGTTTGCAGCATAACTTTAATCTTATGTGTTGGTTGCAATTCTACAATGTATTTTCTGATTTTCTAGGTGCGAAAATATATGAGAAGCATTATTAAGCCTGGAATGTTAATGATTGATCTATGTGAAACATTGGAAAATATGGTCCGTAAACTTATTAAGGAGAATGGGCTGCAAGCTGGCATTGCCTTTCCAACGGGATGCTCCTTGAATTGGTATGGTAATTCTTCTATAGTGTTTCCATTGGTATTGGTATACATCTATCATGTTTCCAAGTCTTCATTCCGTTCACAAATTGATGAAGAAAATCCAATTCTTAGGGTTGCAGCTCACTGGACTCCAAATGCTGGTGACAAAACTGTGCTACAATAtgatgatgtgatgaaactaGATTTCGGAACACATATAGATGGTCCGCCAATTTTTGCCTTGTTTATCTTATATGTTTTTATTGTGCCTACTTGTGTGGGTTTCTTGTTGCAAGTATAAATTGATGTCATCTGACTGCAAAAACTAACTTATTTGTTCCAGGGTACATtgttgattgtgcatttactgTTGCATTTAATCCTATGTATGATCCATTGCTTCAAGCAACAAGAGATGCCACAAATACTGGGATCAAGGTGACTTTAACATGTTTCTCTGCACTCTTTGTAGGCTGTGCTTCTAAGTTAATTGGGTGGGGATACAAGAATTCATgattgtttttgtttttcttaaaaGAAGGCGATATTTCAGTTGCACCTTTGCCAATGCCATTTTCCTATTGTTGTTCTGCATAATGTACAAAAGTGATATCTTTTGCTCATGTGTGACACATTTATATTTTCATTGGAATACTGATTTCCGCTGGACAATATAGCATGTGTCTCTAGCTGCTCCCATATATTTGTTTTATGTCTTGGCCTAATTTGAATTTCTACTGCTAGAGACACACGCATGATGCACTCATTGAACTTCAATGATGATTTGATTACTTCGTTTCAGGAAGCTGGAATAGATGCACGGCTTTGTGATGTTGGTGCTGCAATCCAAGAAGTAATGGAGTCATATGAGGTTGAAATCAATGGGAAAGTTTTCCAAGGTGCTACAGCTTCCAATTTTTTGTTCTGCAAAACAATGTAATGTGAGAAAGGCAATGACAACCGAAACTACTCTTTTTGCTTGTGACAGTCAAAAGTATTCGGAACCTCAACGGACATAGCATTGGGCCCTATCAGATACATGCTGGAAAATCAGTTCCGATTGTGAAAGGTGGAGAACAGACAAAAATGGAGGAGGGAGAGTTTTATGCCATTGAAACTTTTGGATCTACCGGTATGTTCACTTCACTTATATAGCTAGAAAGGCCCTGATTAGCTGCACATCATAAATTTTCTATCCTGCTTAGACATATGTTTAAATCCTTGGGATTTTTACATGCCCTAAGCTTCATAACATTTGCAGGAAGAGGATTTGTCAGGGAGGACTTGGAATGCAGTCATTACATGAAGAACTTTGATGTTGGACATGTGCCTTTGAGGTTAGCAAAGGCTAAGCAGCTACTTGGGACCATCAACAACAACTTTGGAACACTCGCTTTCTGCCGCCGGTACTTGGACCGTCTTGGTGAGACGAAGTACCTCATGGCTCTGAAAAATCTATGTGACAACAATATTGTTCAGGTATGTGATAAGCTCCATACCCACCCCCATCATACGAACATTGTCGTGAACATGGCGATTCACATTTCCTGCTATGCTCGCAGCCATACCCTCCATTGTGCGACGTGAAAGGGAGCTATGTCTCGCAGTTCGAGCACACCATCTTACTCCGGCCAACCTGCAAAGAGGTCATATCCAGGGGCGACGACTACTGATTGTGGCTGCAGAGGCTCCTCTTGTACCGGTTGTTTATGCAACGAGTACACTGTTTTTGCGCAACCTGTGTACCATCTGTTTACGGAAAAATAGGACATATCGCAATCGGACAAATAACTTGGCACTCTTGGTCTAAAATTTGAGTTTCAAATCTGTGGAATCGTGTATTTTTCATTGAGCTGAAATTGATCCCCTCGTTGTATTGTGTTTGAAAACCTGAAACGATTATCTACGTTGTCCTGGAAACATGGTTCTGCTGCAATCTCTGCCTAGGATTGGATTGGATGGTTGCCAACATATTCTGCCGCTGTGCATGTAGAAATGTTAATTTTTAGTACAAAATCGAAACATATAGAAATCTAACTGAAATTGAAAACTTTTAACAATCGGTGTGAAGGAAGAAGCTGCCATTGCAGCTCATAAAGATGAATGAACTCGAGCAATAATAATTGGAGCCGGAAATTCGACGCCCATATGATGATCCACAAGGCCCAACTGGGCCCATCCGAATGCGGCCTTCCACAGGCCCTCCCAACCTCCAGGCCCCACTTGCAGCGAGCGAGGGCGAGGGCATTTCCGGAACCGCTCCTGTCTAGGGTTTTATCTACGGGGTGCTATATAATCCGCtcccctcccgcccgccgccgcctctgcatTCCCTTCTTCCCGTGGGatcccagccgccgccgcgagaAGAAGAGCTCGGCGACTCCCAGGTCTCACGAGAAGATGGTAACTATCCCTCTAATCCCTCCCTCTTACCTTCTCGTCAGTCCTATATCCGCCGCTAGCACATCCATTCGGCTCACCCGGAGTTCTCCGTGTAATGAGTTGCTCGGTAGCAAGTTGCTTGTGTTCGTAGAGGCGATGAACATGTTCTATGCCATGTTTTTGCTTATTTCTCGTGGATTGTCGTGCAAGAGATTGGTCGGGCTAGGGTTATGCGTTGCTAATGATGTGCCATGGCCTCCCTGTGATTGATTGACACATGCAGTGGCAACTTATGCTCATGCTGTCTACCAGCTCTATGCAGTTTGCTGGTGTGGCTCGCTATGAGCGGTAATGCTCTTACCTTTACCCTAGGTTGCATTGCTGCTAGCATTGAAAGCATAGTTTTAGTTGCTGTATTTTGATGTCGCCGTGGTTGCCATGCTAGTTCATCTCTTCTGTGTGCTGTTTCAACTACATGTATGTCAATCACATCCCTAGGTTAGGATGGCATGTGCCTGTTTGAATGAATGTTGCACTTCTGAGTTTCGACAGTATGCAGTGCTTGTATTTAGAAATGTACTGATAGATTGACAAGTTAAAATTGTAAATAAACCACCATGAAGATACAACTCTATATAAACTACAATTTTAAGTATAGCATGTATGTGAGAGTTTGCTTTTCTTTGGTAGTTGCAATTAGGTTTTGTGCCATTCTATTAGTATTTTCTAGTTTGTTGTCATCCTATGGCTATGCTTTGTCTAATAGTTCGTGAAACAAATCTGTCTGCAGCCGAAGCAGATCCATGAGATCAAGGACTTCCTTCTCACCGCGAGGAGGAAGGATGCCCGTTCCgtgaagatcaagaggagcAAGGATGTTGTCAAGTTCAAGGTGCGCTGCTCCAAGTACTTGTACACCCTCTGCGTCTTCGATGCTGAGAAGGCAAACAAGTTGAAGCAATCTCTCCCCCCAGGTTAGCACTGCTTCAATTCATATGGTATTGTTTCTGTTCTGGTACACGAAAACTCAGTGCTTGTGTTAGTATTGCCTGGAATTAATCATTCATGCTGCTGATGAGCATCTACGATGTTGTGTTAGggttgtttctttttccttgaattGAAGCCATTTCTTAGTTGTAATTTTGATCAAGTAGCTGTCCCAGTGAAGATAAAGTTTCGGTCCAAAGATGGTTGAAGATTGGTTTTAGCTTCAAGCCATCTCAGGTCTTGTGGACTAATGTGTGGCTTGTGGCTAAAACAAGTTTTTAAAACTGTCAGTGATGGCCAATAATAGCTATGAGATCCGAGGGACAGCTGTATGACCTTTCTTGTTCTTTTTAAACTTTTATAGAGCACTGGGATCATTATTCTTTATCTTGTTTTGTAGTTGTAATTTATCAGGCTCAATTTGTTGGTGTCCCCTTGAAGAAAATattattgatcttagatgaatGCTTGATTTGTTTTAGCTTCAAGCCTTCGTTGTCTCTACTCCTTTTGAAGTGTAGGCTTGTGGTTAAAACTAGTCGGGTCATTGTTCATCGATGATGGGTAATAGCTATGAGATCCGAGGGACAGGAATATCTGTCTTTTTTAATTTGTAATCAGAACTTTGTGAATGCGCCTTTTCTCAACTTTTTTGCGTTTACAGTTTGCCTTCAAATTGTTGAAAATGCTGCCTCATTTTTCATCTGCTGAATGAAGTTTCTAATCCGTTAGCGCAATGCACCTCTAATTTGTGCGTCATTTTTGATGTGATAATATCCATTGGTGCAGGTTTGAGCGTCCAGGAGGTTTGAAGGAAAGACAACATCTAGATGAACTACCGAAAGCTTCCTTGTTAGCAGAGCATGCTCGTCTATGTACCTTTGGAACCTACATGCTTTTAGACCTACCTGTCATGGATTTGTAGAT
The genomic region above belongs to Setaria italica strain Yugu1 chromosome VI, Setaria_italica_v2.0, whole genome shotgun sequence and contains:
- the LOC101756403 gene encoding methionine aminopeptidase 2B; translated protein: MAEVDTATKEMEALQVGQNEETKENLIKEGKAANSNGAAPAAQSSPPEDDDEAQADGASQDGAPEAAKKKKKKKNKSKKKDPLQQTDPPSIPVDELFPSGEFPEGEIQQYKDDNLWRTTSEEKRELERLQKPIYNSVRRAAEVHRQVRKYMRSIIKPGMLMIDLCETLENMVRKLIKENGLQAGIAFPTGCSLNWVAAHWTPNAGDKTVLQYDDVMKLDFGTHIDGYIVDCAFTVAFNPMYDPLLQATRDATNTGIKEAGIDARLCDVGAAIQEVMESYEVEINGKVFQVKSIRNLNGHSIGPYQIHAGKSVPIVKGGEQTKMEEGEFYAIETFGSTGRGFVREDLECSHYMKNFDVGHVPLRLAKAKQLLGTINNNFGTLAFCRRYLDRLGETKYLMALKNLCDNNIVQPYPPLCDVKGSYVSQFEHTILLRPTCKEVISRGDDY
- the LOC101757096 gene encoding 60S ribosomal protein L38, translating into MPKQIHEIKDFLLTARRKDARSVKIKRSKDVVKFKVRCSKYLYTLCVFDAEKANKLKQSLPPGLSVQEV